The sequence below is a genomic window from Ornithobacterium rhinotracheale.
TCTTCGATTTTTTGCTGTGTCTCCTCTAGTCTATCTGCTTTTTTATCGAGTTCTCTTCGCAATTTTTGTTTGATTCGTTTTTCTTTCTTCTTTTCTTCAAAATGTTTTGGATTCTTCTTCGCATTTTCAATTTCAATCAATTTCAAGAATTTAGTAATCAATTGTTTTCTGCTTCTATTTTTTAAGTAAACATCTGCCATTTCAGTGAGCTTTTGCCCCAGCTGAATGTTCTTTTGTTCAGACTCATACAAACGCTGAAAATCAACTAATTTAGCATAAATTCTATCATGAGTTTCTTCCAATTGTGAATGCTTATCATGCGATTTCTCTTTCAGCTCTTCTAGTGCATTTTTAGTCTTTTGCACATGGTATTTTTCTTGCTGAAGTTTTAAAATCGTTTTATCGAGTCGCACTTTATTACGCTCTATTTTCTTTTTAGCTTTATTGATTAATCGATAAGGGATTTTGTTTTTCTCTGCCACCTCAAATGTAAATGAACTCCCCGCCTGCCCCGATTCGAGCAAATACATGGGTTCCAATGTTTTTTCATCAAAAAGCATGCTTGCATTTTCGGCTTCGGGTAATTGTTCTACCAGAATTTTAATATTGGTATAGTGCGTCGTAAATACGCCGTATGCACCCATTTGATAAAATTCTTCCAAGAAAACTTCTGCCAAAGCTCCACCTAATTCGGGATCGGATCCTGTTCCAAATTCATCGATGAGGAGCAAAGTTTCGGCATCGGAATTATACAAGAAATAGTGCATTTGTTTCAATCGGTATGAATAGGTACTCAACTGGTTTTCAATGGACTGATTATCTCCTATATCCGTAAAAATATTTTTAAAAAAGCAAAAATTACTTTTTTCGTGCACAGGAACCAATAAGCCTGATTGTAGCATGAGTTGCAGCAAACCAATTGTTTTAAGCGTAATACTTTTTCCGCCCGCATTGGGGCCAGAAATTACCATAATTCGGTTTTCCTTATTAAACGTTACCGATTGTGGGATAATTTCCCTTTTCTCTTGCCGATGTTTGGCGTAGAGCAATGGGTGGTAGGCGTGCTTTAATTCCAATTTTCTTTCCTTATTGATTTGTGGCAACACGGCGTTAATCTCATCGGCATACTGCGCCTGTGCTGCGATTAAATCTAGCTGAAAGAGGAAATTTTGGTAGTCAATTAAATCATCTTGATACACCGATACCGTAGCCGTGAGCGCACGCAAAATCTTGCGAATTTCATTTTTCTCATCCTCATGCAATTCATCTAATTCTCGCTGCGATCGCAATACCGATTCTGGCTCTATAAAGGCAATAGATCCCGTTTTGCTACTTCCCACCATGCGTCCTGGCACTTTTTTTCTATGTGTAGAAAGCACTGCAAGCACGCGCCTACCATCGATCACAGATTCGCGAATGTCGTCTAAATACTCGGAATATGCTCTGGATGCTCCTTTGAACCGATCACTCAATTGTTGATTTACGATTTTTAGCTGTTTTCTGATTTGTAATAATTCTTTAGACGCATCATCTTTGATTTCTCCATGCTTATCAAAAACGGTATCGATGTGTGCTAAAACTTCGTTTTGAAAAGTAAGTTTTGAAATGGTTTTATGAAAAATCGGATAATAATCTTTAAACTTCTCCAAGAATTTCATTAATTCTTGAATTTGAAGCATTTGAGATTTTATAGCTAAAAAAATATCCACCGAAAGTTGATAATTTTCAACCTCAATTTTGTCTAAATCTTCTCGTATATCATCGTATTGGCTAAACGGAAATCGGTTGCTTGATTGCATGGCCGAGAGGTATTCGTTTGTAGCCTTTAGCCTGAAAAGTATGGTTTTGTGGCTTGCGAGAGGCTTATGTTTTCTGATTACTCTTTTTACGCGTTCGGTTTTGGCGTATTTTTCAACCTCAAGCAAAACTTTATTAAATTCTAAATCTTCTAAGGTCTTTTGTGGAATCTTCATTTATGTTTAAAAAATCTATAAATCTTTATAGAATTTAGTTTTTTGTCTTAATTTAAATTATTCAAATTTTAGGGAGAATACCAAGGCACGTGTTTTGAGCGAACTCATGGTATTTGCCCAAATGTTTGGCGTTCCAGGATTGTCTGGCACCAATTCATTATTAAGGAAAAAAATACCTTTTACTGCTGGGGTTAATTTAAATCTTCTGAAATAAATATTGATTCCCATTTCGGCTTGCCAGTTGAAATTGTGGGTTTTTGTTCTGAAAATCCCGCCGTAATTGTCGTCGGTATTACTTTCTTGTGATTGTAGATTGACGGCATATCCCAATCCTACCTGCACATAAGGGCGCGTATTGAACCAGCGTTCACCATGAAATTCTATCATAAATGGAATGTCTACATACGATGATTTTATATTTCGCTCAAGTGCATCTTTTGTTACAGTGTAGCGTTCCATATTTGGTTCTTCAGTATCAGGTTTCAGAACATCAATCTCTTCATCTACTTTAATATTGTCAAAATGCAAAGTGCGCTCGGCAAAGTGAATACCTGGCTGCACCCATAAATCCACATAATCATTTACTTTTAATCTCCCCATCAATCCCGCAGAAAATCCCATTTTGGAATCAACTGTTACCAAGAATTTTCCGTTTTCGTTGATGGACGCTCTACCTTTTTCTGTAACTTGCAAGGGTATTGTACTCGCACCATTCGCTATATATGTTTCTCCTTTTGCTACATCGCTCCTGTCAGTTCCATAGTCATATCTTGGCGTAATTTTGAAATCAAATTGATTAAGGCTTACAAAATAACCCCACGAAAGTCTCTGCTCATCGTGCTCTACAAAGAAATCTTCTCTCCCATAGTTGGTCTTCCATTGAGCATTAAGACCAAGGGTAGAAAACAATATCGCTAGACTTATTATTTTTTTCATACTGAATAATTTTTATCCGAGAAATTCATATCTCATTCATTAATGTAAATTTCAACTCACTTTTAATCTCTGGGCTATTCACCACCACAAATCCCAGTTTTTCGTAGAACTTAACTACCCAGCGGGAAGATTCAACCCAAATGTATTTCTCTTTAATATTTTGAATCGCAAAGTTAAACAATTTATTCCCAATTTTTAAACCTTGATAATTTTCTTCTGCAAAAAATGTTTCCTTATTTTTTAGAAAATCCTATATATAGTGCATCTCAATCCTCTGAATTGCATTTTGTAAATGTTTTGAATGCCAAATTTAAAGTATCATCGATGTCCTTTTTTAAGCAGATTTTTCTTTTATCTAACTTTTTCACAAAAAATTTTAGGTAACAAAAATAATTTTTTCTTCCCATTTTTACAAAATCACAAATAAAAACTAGCAACATTTAGGTATAAATTTTGTTTATATTTGTACCCATATTTTTTTAACCTAAAAACAATATTTAATACTGTTGATTTTCAATACTAAAGCGATTTTCGAGCTTGTGTTTGACTGACAAATCGTCGGCGGTTTTTGAAAATTAATGGCACAAATCATCATGAATTTAGACAATTTGACATTTCAAGATAACATTTCAATCGAATCCGAATTTATTCCACTTTTAAGCAAGGAAGACGAGGAGGCACTTCTCAATACCGAGACGCCCGATGAATTAGCGATTTTGGCATTGCGCAACACGGTTTTGTTCCCAGGGGTGGTAATTCCCATTACTGCTGGGCGCAAGAAATCTATCCAATTGCTAGAAGATGCATACGATAACAAGGATTTAATCGGAGTAATTTCGCAAAAAGATACTTCGCTCGATAATCCATCTGCCAAGGACTTAGCTAGCGTGGGCAGTGTGGCAAAAATCATTAAATTGATTAAAATGCCGAACGGAAACATCACTGTGATTTTGCAAGGTTTAAGAAGATTTGAACTAGTAGAAATGCTGACTGAAAATCCTTATTTCATTGCAAAAATTAATCTTTTGGAGGAAGAAAAACCTAAGGAAGATGATGTGGTGTACAATACTTTGATTGATTCGATTAAAGAAATCTCGTTGCGCATTGCCAAAATTAATCCCAATATGCCATCGGAAGCAGGCTATGCGATTAATTCCATTGAAAGCCCGTCGTTTTTGGTGAATTTTGTGAGCTCTAACATTGATTTAGAGTTAAAAGAAAAACAAAAATTACTGGAAGAAAACGACCAAAAAGAGCGTGCCTTGCTCGCACTCGAACATCTAAATACTGCACTACAAAAGCAAGAACTTAAAAATAAAATCCATTCTCGTGCACACAAGGAAATGGATCAGCAGCAACGCGAATATTTCTTGAATCAGCAGATTAGAGCCATTCAAGAAGAGTTGGGCGACTTTAGTGCAGAAGATGATTTTCAAGAATTGAAAAAACGCGCTAAAAAACAAATTTGGAAAGA
It includes:
- a CDS encoding endonuclease MutS2, translating into MKIPQKTLEDLEFNKVLLEVEKYAKTERVKRVIRKHKPLASHKTILFRLKATNEYLSAMQSSNRFPFSQYDDIREDLDKIEVENYQLSVDIFLAIKSQMLQIQELMKFLEKFKDYYPIFHKTISKLTFQNEVLAHIDTVFDKHGEIKDDASKELLQIRKQLKIVNQQLSDRFKGASRAYSEYLDDIRESVIDGRRVLAVLSTHRKKVPGRMVGSSKTGSIAFIEPESVLRSQRELDELHEDEKNEIRKILRALTATVSVYQDDLIDYQNFLFQLDLIAAQAQYADEINAVLPQINKERKLELKHAYHPLLYAKHRQEKREIIPQSVTFNKENRIMVISGPNAGGKSITLKTIGLLQLMLQSGLLVPVHEKSNFCFFKNIFTDIGDNQSIENQLSTYSYRLKQMHYFLYNSDAETLLLIDEFGTGSDPELGGALAEVFLEEFYQMGAYGVFTTHYTNIKILVEQLPEAENASMLFDEKTLEPMYLLESGQAGSSFTFEVAEKNKIPYRLINKAKKKIERNKVRLDKTILKLQQEKYHVQKTKNALEELKEKSHDKHSQLEETHDRIYAKLVDFQRLYESEQKNIQLGQKLTEMADVYLKNRSRKQLITKFLKLIEIENAKKNPKHFEEKKKEKRIKQKLRRELDKKADRLEETQQKIEEEKKKETQMRIASMKIGDRVRIKGSSSVGSIESIDKKQVVINYGKFRTKINIEEIEKIDGM
- a CDS encoding porin family protein gives rise to the protein MKKIISLAILFSTLGLNAQWKTNYGREDFFVEHDEQRLSWGYFVSLNQFDFKITPRYDYGTDRSDVAKGETYIANGASTIPLQVTEKGRASINENGKFLVTVDSKMGFSAGLMGRLKVNDYVDLWVQPGIHFAERTLHFDNIKVDEEIDVLKPDTEEPNMERYTVTKDALERNIKSSYVDIPFMIEFHGERWFNTRPYVQVGLGYAVNLQSQESNTDDNYGGIFRTKTHNFNWQAEMGINIYFRRFKLTPAVKGIFFLNNELVPDNPGTPNIWANTMSSLKTRALVFSLKFE
- a CDS encoding GNAT family N-acetyltransferase produces the protein MFNFAIQNIKEKYIWVESSRWVVKFYEKLGFVVVNSPEIKSELKFTLMNEI